In the genome of Mercurialis annua linkage group LG8, ddMerAnnu1.2, whole genome shotgun sequence, the window TCTCTAGGTCTAAAACTAGCACATTCTGAAATGTTGTGAAACTCCGGCCCTGAATCTTGATATTCTTTAAGAGACTCTATAGCTCCTCCCCGGAGCACCGTCATCACCGCCGTCTGACATTTGTGCCAGTTTCCGGTCCAGAGTAGCCCCACCGCGCCGCTTACCGGATTTACTGTTCGCCCTACCGCCTCATATAGAAGAGATTGAAATAATGCTGAAAGATCGCAGTAAATATAATAACAATTAGCAAGAGAACAGAAATGAAAACGGAAACGGAAATATAAATacttaaacaataaatattcaaataaaaaaaacgatgaaattatatttttacaagaattccttataaaaattattgcatggaaataattcatcaatttttgTTTGGGCTAGTATAaacaaaatgtaaaatttaGAGTTTTCTTTTGATATCGGAAATAAAACTCGAAAAATATAGTACCGGATAGATTTTCAACAATATAACatcagaaaaagaaaattcgcagcactataaaaaatttataaatttgtgaCTGCCAAACTAGTGACGGAATTTTGTTCacaaatttttatgatattaaactGTCCTCACAATTCTGTCATAAACTCttaaaaatttgtcacaaaTACTTTAAGATTCGTCACAAATTAAGAACTTACAAGGACGTTGGGTATAAGGGACGGAGGAAATGAAGGACATGAGGCAAGCGCGACcgaaaaatttagcgacgaaaaCGGTTGCATTAGCTTGAGCTTGTGGATTATCAATCATCTGTAAGCAATGCCTAAGCATACAATCTTCACTACATCCTTTTCGGAGAATTCGACATCCGTTGCAGCTCATGATTTTccaagaatttatatttttcaactCAAGAACATGAAAAATGAAAGAGAATAATCTCTAGACAATcaaagaaaatcaagaaaaaggtTGCTTCAGCtacaagaaaatcaagaaaaaggtTCCTTGAGTtgcaagaaaatcaagaaaatcaagaaaagcAAAGATGAAAGGAAGTAGGAAATGCAAGAGTTGGTGTATGCATATATAGAGGTAAATATTAATGTGGTGATTAAGATTAAGTGAAGAAGAAGGGTTAAGTTAAGTTAAGTTAAATTAAGCTAGATTAAGTtaaccatggttaagttattatTGGTATGAGTGGTGGTGGGTTGGGTTCCAAAGAATTAGGTGAAGAGCGGCTCCGTGTTTTCGCGAGGTGTTATGGTTCCAAAGGCGTTGGATTGTTGTGTAATCACTAGAGATTCTTTCtactttattttatactttGAGTTTACTACAagttaagataatttttttttgtaattttgattataatttaagaaagaaatgtaattttaaaattttgatatttaaatacTATCTTTGACATAATAATatggttatttttttattttattttagacgTCGTAAAATATGgacaaatttatagttttagtttaaatagttaaatcgattaatttcaactttttttataatacttaatctttattattaaaaataaacagttgatttatttttcaaaatttattcttAATCCCAAGCTGTAGTAtatgttttcaaaatataaaattaatattagaatacctaaataattaaaagaaaaatataataaaaaaatttataagtatGAAAAAATTGACAAGGTATtcctataaaataattttgaaagtttgagaGAGTCTACAAATAAATAAGATACCATCTCatattattttaagataaatcaattaatatttaatttttttaaagccTTTCAataagtaaattattttaattataacataaaaattTTCATAACATAAATAGATATTgtcttaaaattttatgtttttttcctTAAAACATAGACTAATTTATCATGAAAATAAATGAActgactaattttttttcttcataaatTAGCTAGATTTGTCATCTTTTTATTTGCTACTTGGATATAATTATCAAGACTCGCAAAATGAATGtatcaaattgttaaaattattttttaaaaatatttatgtaaattgGTTATAGTTATGGATATATAAAccattttttcatatatatatatatatatatatatatatatatatatatatatatatatatatatatatatatatatatatatatatatatatatatgttcaaaTTGTAGCATTTGGTACTACTAAATTATAATCAAGTAGAATTAGCAAAAAGCATGATATGCATTTTTCTTTAAGTATTTTTCAACATAATCAATGTTAAACACATACCAAAGCTTGATgattaaaaatagttaaaaaacaTTTCTAGAATTATTTTAAGACATAAAAATAGATTAATGCATGTGCCATAGCTTTAAACTAAAGGTTTCTGCTTCTTAATACTCATTTGTTTATTCTTTTATGGGATTACACATGTTATTCCATGTTTATATTTGGGAGACTGTTTAAGTTGGTCTTAATTATTTATGTGTAATTGATTAACAAAAATAGATTTTGTGTCTTAAGCAACTTAGTAGTAAACATAAGGCTACTCTATAAACCTAGGTTCAAGTCCCATgaagcaatttaagaaaataaacaattaggCTCCCAGTTGCTGTTAGCTAGCTAGTTGGTCAAAATTTTGATCCTACCTAGAAATTTTCATTACAACATACATATAATaagctttttaaatttttttttgtaatcttaatttaattattcaaatatttttaacatcagtaattatatatttttaaaataataacttctttttgaaattaaacataaattttaaaacgatCAAACTTTTTCGTTTGATCATTATGCATATATAGTATTATTACTAATTAACTATAACTGTATATACTAATAAGTTATAGCTTAAATGTTATAAGCGCTGGACAACAAACTGTCGAGGTTATGAGTTTGATTTCTCTCATTAACGCCCCTCTTTCCTAAtgatataaaaaagaaaatataattatatatcatGATTATAAGATTATTAAtgagatatttttatatttcttgataaaataatgaaaagCCATTCCTTGGGATGAATGGCTACacttaggggtgtgcaaaaaccgaccgaaaccgaaaaaccgaaccgaaccgaaccgaaatatcggttcggttcggtttttgaaATATTCGGTTCGGGTTCGGtttctaaaatggagaaaccgaaataaccgaaccGTCCGAAATTATTATATACTATAAATTGTACAGATTGTATAACAAGTATTGTGTGTAGTCTGTTGGTTGAGCGTGCATTACCCTTTTAATTTACCTGAGTTCGAATCCCATCTTTTGACAAAacatcttattttattttaaatcaagaaagaaagaaaaatgcaGTCAATGGGTTTCGAACCCGTGACCAAAATAAGACAGAAAGCATCTCTGCACCACTATACTATGAACGAATTTTGTTCTATGCTGCATTATACATTATATATCGGttaccgaaaaaccgaaccgaaatttactcattatttcggttcggtttcggttcggttttttcaaatgaaaaaaaccGATCGGTTTGGTGAAAATGGTCGGtttgaaaaccgaaccgaccgatgcacacccctagCTACACTTACAAAGTGCAAAAACAAATGAGAAATAAATTTAGGGTACGTGGCAATGACAAAGAACAACATACATTGAAATTACAGTCTCTGATTAGGATATGACGTGGCAACAATATCCAATTGGACCACCCAATGCATCCAAAAATGTTCAtactataaataatatatatgctatatattaaataatcataGTAGTGACTCTATGATTCaattcaacattaaaaatactaatatttattaatagtaAGATAAAAATGGAGAAAATGGGATTCCAATTATCCAAAACAAACAGGTCATTATATTTTGGATTCTTGTTGTATAATTAATGTGTATGGTTTTAATTGGCCGTACCAAAGTATCAAAGCCAAGATTGTGGAaggaaaaaattaatatttttccaatttatattattgttacaTACAATTTTATATGCAACTTGAGGATGGGAATTACTCTCTTTTTTATGAGTGTCTTTTGCATGACTTTGAAAGACGTTTTAGGGTTTGGGAACCGGATAGGGTATATTTCACTttcattttctatatatattccGAATTTCACTTGAAATTAAATGTAAGATTCTCATTTTcaacttatattaaataattgatacatatatatataatatacatatacagtCCACAAAAAAACATTTGattcttttattaataaaaataacgcaaatgaaaataaacattatgttcaaatctttaaaacgctTCAATAATAGccaatattatttaatattatttaaaatgtccaaattcaaaaataaatgtgCTGACGCTGATGTACTCGCTAATGTGGgctgttaatattttttttccatatataaaaaatatgaagtaAAAGATGCAAATAATGACcttaaaaactaaatatttaatttagcgAAAACATCTGTCATGtctaaatcttaaaaatattttgcatGCATAGCAACTATGTGGTAGTCCATGAACATCAATAAAAAGTTGGAAAGaataattactaaaattatattttttccgTTTTAATTTACTTTACAATCGAGCCAAAATTATTTGTCTATTACTTATCCATCtacaatttcaaaataaattttaccattATCTTTCAAATGATTACACCGTGATGAATCAaagcatttatttatttatatggttaaattagtCTTTACCTTTAGAACACAAAGAACACTTTATTAATTGGCTTAATTGAATTAAAAGTCACTAACTTTCgcgtgtttatggtatttaatataatcttttttGCTTGACATATTAACATTAACTTTCATTTTAAACGGCGCCGTTTTTCATCCCGTTGACAAATATGCCacaaaatgaaagttaatattaaatatgtcaaaaaaattatgttaaataccaaaaacacgcaaaaaTTGGTAATTTTTGGTGCAAAGCCTTCTTAATTTGCTTTACTCTTAAATGACAAGTAAACAAATTTGAGTGAGTAATTAATAAAAGCAATAAatatttgaatgtttttggATATTCAGCTAAAATGAGATTACTAAATTTAGGGTTTTAATTAGCAACCGAATTTAGTGATGTTAATATTTTAGAGAAAGATGTGGATGAGATTTTCACTTATTATAATTAGAAAATCTTAACCACTTTCGTTGTAATAAACGTTCCAATTGAAATTACAAAAAACTTCAATCTGTCAAATTTGGAGCTCTTCTCAATTTGATATCATTGCCTTTGTATTAAACGTAGCAGCAAtgagaaaaatacaaaaaaattaacagaaatcatatttatttacaattaattcACCTAGTAACCTTagactaattttttaattaaattagctGGTAGCCGCGGCATCATTAAGTGACCTTAAATTGATTCTAATAATCACAAAATTATGACTAGAGAGGACATATAATAATAAGTGTGATTATGAGGAAAATGGTTAGGGgatataaatatgatttaattaCGGTCATTCTTAagcttaattttgtttttgtttaatgcACATTGAACTTATAGTAACAATAAAATCAGtcattaaaatatatagttAATGAAGATTCTATGTTATAGGATCATCTTCCAAGAGATCTCTGAATCGGATATCTTGATACGTGTCTATGcatttgtaattttattgtttatatatttctttCACAAATGCTAAAATTTCCactaataataacaaaaattatatgaacggtttctcaacacAATGAGTCaactattttagaaaatatgatGAAAGCTGTAAAAATACAGCCATCCACTAAAGCTAAACTAACCATCAtaggtcacccaaatttaaAGGCTAAAATAACTAGATCTAATAATCATCTAAACTTCATGAACATTCCAAAAGAGTTTAAATCCTAAACGTTCCAACTTAGAGTTTTCATTGTTGCCGGTGGTCCTGATTAACAGGAACCACCGCTGAAAATATCATATTTGACTCTCCACAAACATAATCTCCATAATGAGATAATGTTTTTGGAGTACATCAATCTTCTTTTTCTACAATTGCATCTCCTTTCAGTTTatcagttttatttttttcaaggACCGTCACATTAGAGATATCTATAAACGGTATCATTTTACCACTAAACTGAAGCTGGGCTTTCTTAAACTGATTATTTCTTGAGCTGATTTTTTTCACCACATTTCCTTTAGCTTTTAATTTCAACCCATTAAGACTTTCCTTCTCTGCTTTGAATTTGCCTTTGACTTGCGCCAATAAATCTTTCCCTCTTGgcttatttttcttattaatatCAATATCAATAAGATTTGTAACAACCAAATTCTTACCAATCTCAGCAGATTTGAGAGTTTGAATTTTCCTCGTTGACTGATCCTTGTGAATAAATGAATCAATACTAGAGGTAATCTCTCCCCTAATCTTACTTCTTCCATTTTTCGTTTCACTGTCTCTCCCCTCTGAAACAATGGCGGATTATCGTCTTCCTTCACATTTTTCGAATTAACTCTTACACGTTTTCTCTTACTAATCATATACCTTGCATTAGACCTGCTCTGATAAGATCTGAATACTTGTACCTTCCGGACACATCTGCACCTCCATGACTACATTCCAACAAAGGATGGCCAAAAATGCCGCACTTGTAACACAATTCATGGAGTTTTTCATAGCGTAACACTGTTGTTACAATTGTGCCTTTATCATCAATACAAACCTTTAAACCTCGTTTCAAAGATTTTGAATGATTTTAACACGGACTCGGATATACTTGCCTAAACAATCTCCAAAGGCTCCAGGATCCACCTTCTCCACAACACCAATTTGAGACCCTAAGGAGAGACCTGATTCTCTGTCATACAAATCGATGCCAAATTATGGATTTGCACCTGCCATCTCAAATTTCATATCTGTATAGTCCCATAATCCAATTGGACAATCAAGCACCATAAGATTTTCCTTAAAATATCAAGATCCACCTTGCAAAATCTTTCTTCTATCTTCTTGGCAATCAAAATGGAAAACAAACAAGTTATTTTCCAAGGATTCAACCACTGGTGCTTTCTTTGTTTTCCATTTCTTTGTTTTCCACAGATAATTAACAGTGAAAATAACTCCCTCATGATTCATCTTGTTCGTTGACATAATTTTTCTAATCAACGAATTAGCAACTTTTTATTCTCCAACACTCCGAGCTTTCTCCCCAAGGTCACATACCACCACGTCTTCGTAATCCGATAGTGATAGAGATTAACACAGAGAAGTAATCTCAATATTCTATTCCTAAAAGCAAGATTTTTTAGGGTACAGAAAAGGAAGGCTATTCTGTCATAGACAACACTATGttgctaattttattatttgtagtTTATACTTTATACACATCTCTTCTCATTTAATTTGAAACAATTCTTTTAGGATTAGGTGCAAATTAAAGCGTGAATGTTATTGCGATTTAtaattacaatataaattttaaattttacaaattagtgattaaattttatgttttggcaaattaaaatatcaaactgTTCGTGGACATTACAATATATATTGTTCTTATAGCCACATCAGCatcttttcaataaaaatatagatcggtattttaatttatcaaaaatttaaaattagtgacCAACAATTCACGTTGaaattgtaaaattattaaAGTTTGTGATTAATCTTATGATTAACTGTTTTTTACATATAGAAAAGAGAATAAAGCTAAATGTGGCATTCTCCTTTCTCACCATCTATAACTTATTTTCAGAAAAAGGCCAAATCATttctaaattcaaaattttgagtattttattaagatttaatatcataaaaaaaaccctgacctttcattcccttttcaattctatcaCGGCGTgtaaatctgtcaattttaccctattttacattttttcatttcaactgTACccgaagcataaaattgacctttttttatttggcaaaaattctctaaattggccctttttgcattagattaattttttatattaaattgaccatttttaaaaaaaatttattgaacttttgtcaaataaataaaggtcaatcttatgtttcagggtacaattgaaatgaaaaaatgcaaactggggtaaaattgacaatttttcaacgtcagggtaggattgaaaaaggaatgaaaggtcggggttttttttaaggcattaagccttttATTAATCATGATTACATGTTTTGATTtctagtaataaaaaaattcttagatagactcggtccaccacgtcatccatggactaatcacataatgacacgtcattaaaatgatgacaattttGTAAATGTGACGTGTTGAACTGAATCTATCTAAGAATTTTAGATGATAATATTCTAAAAGTATTCTAAAAGTATTTGAGCGTAATC includes:
- the LOC126662340 gene encoding LOB domain-containing protein 39-like; the protein is MSCNGCRILRKGCSEDCMLRHCLQMIDNPQAQANATVFVAKFFGRACLMSFISSVPYTQRPSLFQSLLYEAVGRTVNPVSGAVGLLWTGNWHKCQTAVMTVLRGGAIESLKEYQDSGPEFHNISECASFRPRDDVDSGESKKIIPTLKRKICDYDDEIRYGQVTNLDLCLMHPTEEEEEKRRRRPATPSEESETTTLGSCSRNNDSSLLQGGEKKLLTLFL